A genomic region of Fodinisporobacter ferrooxydans contains the following coding sequences:
- a CDS encoding ribosomal L7Ae/L30e/S12e/Gadd45 family protein, with product MPYDRIRHSKHVVIGTNQTIRLLLDAKIAEVFLAKDADERITSSIMQLCQEHNVSFEWIATMKMLGKACGIQVGAAVAAIKKNP from the coding sequence ATGCCATATGATCGAATTCGACATTCGAAACATGTTGTAATTGGCACCAATCAGACTATTCGCTTGCTTCTCGATGCAAAAATAGCGGAAGTGTTTCTGGCTAAAGATGCAGACGAAAGGATTACAAGTTCAATTATGCAGTTATGTCAAGAGCACAACGTTTCGTTTGAATGGATCGCAACGATGAAAATGTTGGGAAAGGCATGCGGCATACAAGTTGGCGCTGCAGTTGCAGCGATTAAGAAAAATCCTTGA
- the rpsL gene encoding 30S ribosomal protein S12 produces MPTINQLVRKPRKSLIQKSKSPALQKGFNSFEKEETNQPSPQKRGVCTRVGTMTPKKPNSALRKYARVRLTNGIEVTAYIPGIGHNLQEHSVVLVRGGRVKDLPGVRYHIVRGALDTAGVKDRMQSRSKYGAKRPKAKK; encoded by the coding sequence ATGCCAACAATTAATCAGCTTGTACGTAAACCTCGTAAGAGCTTGATTCAAAAATCAAAGTCACCCGCTTTGCAAAAAGGTTTCAATAGTTTTGAAAAGGAAGAAACGAACCAGCCTTCACCGCAAAAACGTGGTGTGTGTACGCGTGTTGGTACAATGACCCCGAAAAAACCGAACTCAGCATTGCGGAAGTATGCCCGTGTTCGTCTGACAAACGGCATTGAGGTTACTGCTTATATTCCTGGTATCGGTCACAACTTGCAAGAACACTCCGTTGTTCTCGTTCGTGGTGGACGGGTAAAAGACTTGCCGGGGGTGCGTTATCATATTGTCCGTGGCGCGCTTGATACTGCAGGTGTGAAAGACCGTATGCAATCCCGTTCAAAGTATGGTGCAAAACGTCCAAAAGCTAAG